In the Helianthus annuus cultivar XRQ/B chromosome 11, HanXRQr2.0-SUNRISE, whole genome shotgun sequence genome, one interval contains:
- the LOC110888611 gene encoding uncharacterized protein LOC110888611 — MKVKIAELEDEKARRDEQNKYFKLKNKELESANAKKDHEMFMINKVLENLIGTSIEQKFEEIQVEEVRARRQAAIDAEMKNKGKGVEGVSDVSERAIVPSGVSESHIQNPRPISAVSDDVFSTSSHSDDDDDDNSQGGKGVKVTEASNDENVDDYLHDDVNEEPEDATGEGENVDDQNVDKSERLILRLEPDVEEEKSGILI, encoded by the exons ATGAAAGTGAAAATTGCAGAGTTGGAAGATGAAAAAGCACGCAGAGATGAGCAGAACAAATATTTCAAGTTAAAGAACAAAGAGCTAGAGTCAGCCAATGCAAAGAAAGATCATGAGATGTTTATGATAAACAAAGTGTTAGAAAATTTGATCGGAACGTCtattgaacaaaaatttgaagaAATTCAAGTTGAAGAAGTTAGAGCTAGACGTCAAGCAGCTATTGATGCTGAAATGAAGAATAAAGGAAAGGGTGTTGAAGGTGTTTCTGATGTTTCTGAGAGGGCAATTGTTCCATCTGGTGTTTCTGAGTCACATATTCAAAATCCTCGTCCGATATCTGCAGTGTCTG atgatgtaTTCTCTACTAGTAGtcatagtgatgatgatgatgatgacaacaGTCAAGGTGGTAAAGGTGTTAAAGTTACTGAAGCATCTAATGATGAGAATGTCGATGATTATCTTCATGACGATGTAAATGAAGAGCCTGAGGATGCTACAGGTGAGGGGGAGAACGTTGATGATCAGAACGTTGATAAAAGTGAAAGATTGATTTTGCGTCTAGAGCCTGATGTAGAGGAAGAAAAATCAGGCATACTTATATGA